The window atatatatatggggtgCTTGTTGCGCGCTTGTTATCAACATTCCTCATATTTCAACCACGCCCTTCTGAATGGCGTCTGTTGATTCTACTTTTGCCCCTCAATGGAAGTACGATGTCTTCTTGAGTTTTAGAGGAGAAGACACTGGTAAAACTTTTACCGATCATCTCTATACAGCTTTGGATGAGAATGGATTTTATGCCTTCAGAGACGATGGAAAACATGAGAAAGGGGAAGAAATTGCGCCAGAATTCTTGACAGCTATTGAAGAATCAAAGATTTCCATCCTTGTATTTTCGAAGAACTATGCTTCTTCGAGGTGGTGTTTAGATGAGCTGGAAACCATAATTAAGTCTATGAAAAAACCGGGTCGAATGGTTATGCCGGTGTTCTACCATGTTGATGCATCAGAAGTGCGAGATCAGATCGGAAGTTGTGAAGTATTTTTGAGTCATGAAAGAGACGCCGAGGAGACGAAGGAGAAGGTGAATAGATGGAGGGCCGCCCTGAGGGAAGCATCCAATCTAGTGGGATGGCCTCTTCACAATCAGTAATTATAACTTCTCATCACCTTCCTTTCAGAAATTTTATCCAACTTCACTTTAGTTCAACGAGTTTGAATGAGGCACAAATGTGAATTCTTGCACCGAAATAGACTTTAGGGATGGATATGAACAAGTTTTCATTTGTATCAAACCTGTTTGAAACAGATTTcccacaaaaataataatgaatttaggGTAGATTATCATAGAATTTTTGCTGTTATGTTCTGAAGAATTAGACCTAAAGATAAGTTCCATATGGTTTCAACCCATTAAATTAGGATTTAGCCCTTTCCATAAAATTAAGAACATGATATCCAGACCAAAAGATATTTGCCCTCTGTAACCATTGTCATGGATTCCTTGATTGATTTCACAACAATTTCCTTGTgtaaatttaattctcatatttccTCTTTAGTTTTGTGATAAATCAAAAATGGAGAAATTAGATTGTTTTCTCTGTTGTAGTAATTTCCATGATCCAAATATTAACGTGCTAGGAATGGCAGTTCCAGTAGTAACTGCTGGaactgctctgataccataaaggAGGAAGACTTCAAGGGAATAATCTGCTGTGTTCTTGGTGACTGACTAACATAAGTATATATCTACACTTTAGAAATGATACAGAGGAGGAAGGAAACATATTACGATGATATGTAGTAGGAAGGAAATATATTACATTCCTAAGATAATTCCGTGATGCTGAGAAGATTTAACCTTTATGTGAGCTGGTTGATGATCCAGAGGATTCTTCCCTTGATGAGAGGATCctttatgaaagaaaaggagaagggAGATAGCCTTTACTAATGGCCGAAGTAGGGATTATAGAGAAGAGCTTTTAGTTTCAGATTGCTAAGTTGGGAAACACGGAGAGCAAACTGGCAGCTTGACACTTGGCACCATAGTTATCTCTACTTCATATCCCTAATTTTGTGACTAATTCTAACTCATTGCTTGTTTCTTGTATTTTAGCAGGTATGAGTCACAGCTTATCAAGGAAATTATCACTGATATTCTTAGAAGATTGAATTGTGAGCTTCTACAAGTTGATTATGACACAGTTGGAATGGAATTTcgtttgaaaaaattgttgtcgTTGGTAAATCTTAAGTTGGATAAGGTTCTCATGATTGGGATAAATGGAATCAGTGGAATTGGGAAGACTACCATTGCCAAGGCTATTTACAATAAAATCTCATATCATTTCCAGAGTACCATCTTTCTTACAAATGTTGGAGAGAATTCAAGAGGTCATCATCTCAATCTATCACAATTTCAGCAGCTACTTGATGATGCATCAATAGGAATACAtggaagaacaaaaaataaaagggttCTTCTTGTTGTTGATGATGTTGATCGGTTGAGCCAAGTAGAATACTTAGTTAAATTACGTGATTCGTTTAGCCTCCGAAGTAGAATTATCTTTACAACTAGAGATAGACATTTGCTAAATGTGGCTAAATTAGATGCATCATATGAATCTAAAGGATTAACTCATGAGGAAGCTATTCACCTCTTCAGTTGTCATGCCTTTAAACAAACCTTTCCAAAAGAAGATTATGTGGGCCTTGTGAACCATGTTGTAGGATATGTTAAGGGTCATCCTTTAGCTCTTAAAGTGTTGGGTTCTTCTCTTTTTGGCAAGACAATAACGAATGGAAATGTATATTGCATAAACTAAGAAAAAACACTCATGGAGAAATTTACAATGAATTAAAAGTAAGTTTTGATGGACTAACTCCTACAGAGCAGGAGATTTTTCTTAAGGTTGTATGCCTTTTAAAGGGGAAAGATGAGGAATCTGTTTCAACAATACTTGACAGTCTTGGGTTGGCCTCAGAAAGTGGAATTCAAGTTCTTCATGATATGTGTCTTGCaacaatttcaaacaataaGTTATACATGCATGATTTATTACAACAAATGGGTCAAAAacttattgatgaaaataatccCCATGAGCCTAGTAAAAGGAGCAGATTGCAGGACTCCAAGGATGTGTATCCTCAATTGACAAGGAATACGGTAAGAGCCAAAATGCATTAATCTAGTTTGAGTTTTAGCTGAAGATataagtgtgtgtgtgtgtgtgtgtttgagcaagcttcaataatttaatatattatatcatttttagggCTAATTTTATGCTTCATTTATCTTGTGCTTTGGTTTATAGGGGACAGAAGAAATTCAAAAGATACAGTTCAGCAGTGCAGGTTTCCGAAAATGCCCAAATATATTCCCTAATGCATCTTCCTTTGAAATCTTTGCCACCAAATTTTCCTGGAGATAGCCTTATTTTACTGACTTGAGTCGTAGCAACATAAGCAGCTCTGGGAGGGGAATAAGGTATGATCATTATTACTTATACTTCTACttgacattaatttaaatttcatgggattttttgtttattaaaacaaattttatttggttACAGATTCTTGGAAACTTGAAGGTCATGAATCTCAGTTATTgtcaaaatctcataaaaatctcaaaatttccatCTATGCCAGCATTGAAGATTCTAAGTCTTGAAGGTAGTAAAACTTTGCTTAAGGCTCACCCATTAATGTTAACATTATTTACTAGTTCTGTTTCTCTTGAATTTGACAGGGTGCAAAAAGCTTAGGGTCTTCCAAGTAGCATTTGTGAGTTGAAATGCCTTGAATGTCTCTGGTGCTCTGGCTGTTCAAACTAGAGGCGTTTCCACAGATacagaaaagatggaaaatttgaaagagcTTCATTTGAATGAGACGCTATAAAAGAGTACCTTCATCAATTTACCATTTGACAGcacttgaatttttgaatttggaaCATTGCGAAAACCTTGAGAGTCTTCCAAGTGTATTAGTAAGTTGGAACACCTTAAAAGTATATGTTTATGTGCCTGTTCAAAACTAAAGAGCTTACCACCAACACCAGGAAGATGGAATATTTAAAAGATCTTTATCTGGATGAGACAGCTATAAAAGAGCTACCTACATCAATTGGATATCTGGAAGAGCTTGAACATTTGGATTTGTCATTTTGCAATGATCTTGTGAGTTTTCCTGCTATTAACAGTCAACTTTGTGGGCTAAGATTCCTTGGTTTGAGTCACTGCAAGAGGCTTCAAAGCCACCCTGAGCTTCTATCAAGTATAGAGTATGCAGATGCACACCATTGCACCTGCTTGAAGACTTTCCGTTTCCATCATTGTCGCCATGGAAGAGGCAGACATGGCCTTCTGTGTTCAATTAATACAAATGGGAAATTCAGGTATGATTTTCATGGCACACAACAATTAATCTAGACATGTGATTTACATGGTACTTTTGTGCAGGGGTGGAATCGAGGAGCTGTTTGCCTTGTGCAGAGAATGAACCACCTTCATGTGTCAGCAGagaatttgatattttcatttctGGAAGTCAAAGAATTCCAGAGTGGATAAGTTGTCAGATGGGATGTGCAGTAAAAACAGAGCTTCCTATGAATTGGTATGAGCAGAAGGGTTTTCTCGGTTTTGTTTTATGCTCGGTCTATGTTCCACTCATGCTGCATCTGGCCATGAATCTGAGAATACGTTTGATGATATATCTCAGAATGAATATGCTCATACATCTAAGAATGAATCTGAGGATGAATTTGAGAATTCCCCAGTTGGCGCAACACACACTTGTCGTTTAGAATGTAAATTGACTGATCAAATTGGAGAGGTAGATTTTCTTGCATTTGGACCAACCCTTTGTGAATGCTACGTTAATGGTGGTCCATCCAAGCAAGTGTGGATCAGTTATTATCCAAAGGTTGCACTTAAAAAGAAGTACTTCTCCAATGAATGGAGTCACTTGATTGCTTCATTTAAAGGCTATCACAATGGTACACCTCTAAAGGTGAAAGAATGTGGAGTCTATCTTATATATGCTTGATCTGATCAACATTATAATCTTCTTGCTGAAAGCCTTGATGATGCAGGATCAATTGTAGTTGAAAGTGATAGCTTTGATGTAGGTCAGCAACCATGCCTTGAAGATTGAGAAGATCCACCAATGACCATGGTTAAGCTTCTGCTCCTGAAAAGTTCTCTCTGAATACTTCAAGACTTACTGGTAAGTTCTTCCCTCTCCTTGCTAAGTTCATGCAGCAAAAAGATTGAAGTAGCTTTTATTCTTTCTTGGATTTTCATagcatatttctttctttttcatttttggatgTGAAGAATTAATTCTCAATCGACCAAAAACCATTATATTCCCCTGCCTATAGGCAACCCATCTAGCTAATAATGTTAAATACAATCTTGCAACTATTAATCAAACCATACACATACacgaagagaaaaataaagaaaaagacaagatTTTTAACATGGGTCAGCGATCAATGTGATCCTTACATCCATGGAGTGCACCAACATTCAAAAatccactaataaaaaaatgaacgaGAAGGGTTACAATGGTgaagttctaaaaaatatcatCTCTCAATTGTAGCCACACTctctaaaaaacaaaaccctaaaacataaaagggttaaatatataatagagaCAAATTCATCATGcatcacaagaaaaaaaaaaaattcatcatctCTCAATTGTAGCCACACTCCCTAAAAAATGAAACCCTAAAACATAAAAGGGTTTAATATATAATAGAGACAAATTCATCATGCAtcacagaaaaaaagaaaaaaaaaaaagaaaagaaaaaaaaaagggcatctTCATTTGAAATCTTTGCCACCAAATTTTCCTAGAGATAGCCTTATTTCACTTGACTTGAGATACAACAACATAAGATAGCTATAGAAAGGGAATAAGGTATAATCATTATTTGACATTAATATGAatttcatgaaatattttatttattaaaaaaattttattttatttcaaattcatggAAAGTTGAAGGTCATGAATCTCAGTTATTGTCAAAATCTcggaaaaatctcaaaattttcatctatgCCAACATTGAAAACACTAACTCTTAAAGTCACGTTTGGTTGACCAGATATAACATGGGATAGGATAAGAGAGAGGTTATTATATCCTATCTCATGTTTGGTTAACGATAAGATATGATAAGTCATCTTATCACTTATTCTTTCATATGTTCAATCAAATATGGAATAGGATAAATGGTAGAATATATTAtccacttttatatatatatatatatatatatatatatatatatatatatattattatcttttttacaTGAGATATGTTAATTTCATGCTAAGatatgagatatgcatatcccataaattacaaatttattttttttatcaatttttatttatttttatttttttatatacacattttgtaaaataatttttttaatataaattaaatttatgattaaaaaagaaaaactaaaaaaatatttattaaataatattaaatatgacatataaattattcttatatattgaataaaataatataaaatttttatttataaaatttaaatattttaatcataaatattgttaaacataagagaaatttcatttttctaaatagaaaatatcggaatctaatataatttttattttaaatattgaaaataatatacatttatattatttttatttatttcacaaattaaatataacatgATATATCCTATTGGATATGCTAACTTAGAATATCATATTCCATTGGAAATCATATCCTTTCTaataggatatgatatcctaAAATATACATATCCTCTCCTGTCAATCAAGCATGACCTAAAGGTAGTAAAACTTTGCTTAAAGCTCACCCAtcaatgttaaaattatttattagttcTTTTTCTCTTGAATTTGACAGGATGCAAAATGCTTAGGAGTCTTCCAAGTAGCATTTGTGAGTTGAAATGTCTTGAACATCAAGTGTTCTGGCTGTTCAAACCTAGAGAGGTTTCCAGAAATTACAGGGAAgatggaaattttgaaagagCTTCATTTGGATGAGACAACTATAAAAGAGCTACCTTCATCAATTGGACATCTGACAGTGCTTGAAGTTTTGAATTTGGCACATTGCAAAAGCCTTAGCCTTGAAGGTTTTCCTGGTAGTATTAGTAAGTTGCAACACCTCAAAAGTCTCTGTTACACTCGCTGTTGAAACCTAAAGAGGTTTCCAGAAATTACAGGGAagatggaaattttgaaatagcTTTATTTGGATAAGACAACTATAGAAGAGTTACATGCATCAATTGATATCTGGAAGGACAGTGATTTCGGTTCTCATGGGACTCTTGGTATCAAACGCCATTCAAAACGCAAACCTCTATTCCTTAAGAATACAACGAGCAATCTGGGGTGATTTGTCTAAGATTCCTCAGTTTGAGCCTCTGCAAGAGGCTTCAAATCCTCCCAGAGCTTCCATCAAGTAGAAACTGTGTAGATGCACACCACTGCATCTGCCTGAAGACTTTGTCGATTCCATCATTGTCACCATGGAGGAGGCAGTCGCGGCCTTCTGTTTTCAATAACTTCAAATGGGAAATTCAGATATGATTTTCATGGAACACAACTATTACTCTAGACATGTGATTTACATGGTACTTTTTTGCAGGAGTTGGAATCAAGGAGCTATTTGTCTTGTCCAGAGAACGATCCATTTTCCAATGTCACCAGGGGATTTAATATTCTGACTTCTGGAAGTCGAGCAATTCTGAAGTGGTTCGGTTATCAGAAAGGAAGTGCAGTAACAATAGAGCTTCCTATGAATTGGTACAAGGATAAGGGGTTTCTAGGATTTGCTTTATGTACGGTCTATGTTCAACTAGATGCTGAATCTTGCCATGAATTTGAGAAGCAATCTGAGAATAAGTTTAATGATAAATCTCAGAAGGAATATGCTCATTCACCTAAGAATGAATCTGATGATGAATTTGAGAGTTCCCCAATTGATGCAACATACGCTTATCGTTTAGAATGTAAATTGACTGATCAAATTGGAGGGGTAGATTTTCTTGCATTTGCACCACCCCTTTGTGAATGCTACTTTAATGGTGGTTCATCCAAGCAAGTGTGGATAAGGTATTATCCAAAGGTTGCGCTTAAAAAGAAGTACCTCTCCAATGAATGGGGTCACTTGACTGCTTCATTTAAAGGCTATCACAGTGGAATACCTCTAAAGGTGAAACAATGTGGAGTTCATCTTATATATGCTTGATCTGATCAACATGATAATCTTCTTGCCGAAAGCCTTGATCATGAAGGACCAATTGGAGTTGAAAGTGATAGCTTTGAGGTAGGTCAGCAACCATGCCTTGAAGGTTGAGAAGATCCACCAATGACCATGGTTAAGCTTCTGCTCCTGAAAAGTTCTCTCTGAATACTTCAAGACTTATTGGTAAGTTCTCCCCTCTCCTCGTGAAGTTCATGCAGCAAAAAGATTGAAgtatcttttattctttttcatttttggatgTGAAGAATTAATTCTCAATGGACCAAAAACCATTATATTCCACTGCCCATATGCTCATAGGCAACCCATCTAGCTAATATTGTTAAATACAATCTTCCAACTTACCTTGTTTATTGCATCTGCATGGATCATACCTTGTTCTTGAGCATGGTATTAGTTTTGATGAAGTGAAAATCTTGTTAAACAAGTTAATTTAGTGCAGGCAAATTGCAGAATCCTATTCATCGAGCCTTGGATTTGAAAATCTCAGTACGTCGAGGTGGATGGCCCAACACTGAACTGATCCTAACTGATCAAGGCAGGTCGCTCATTACAAGTTCAGTTCTAATTTTGAGTTAAGCTTTCGGGTTCCATTCAACTTGGTTTTCCACCAATTTTTCAGACTCAGAGACTGGTC is drawn from Vitis riparia cultivar Riparia Gloire de Montpellier isolate 1030 chromosome 18, EGFV_Vit.rip_1.0, whole genome shotgun sequence and contains these coding sequences:
- the LOC117905794 gene encoding disease resistance protein RUN1-like, with amino-acid sequence MASVDSTFAPQWKYDVFLSFRGEDTGKTFTDHLYTALDENGFYAFRDDGKHEKGEEIAPEFLTAIEESKISILVFSKNYASSRWCLDELETIIKSMKKPGRMVMPVFYHVDASEVRDQIGSCEVFLSHERDAEETKEKVNRWRAALREASNLVGWPLHNHRGQKKFKRYSSAV